A genome region from Longimicrobium sp. includes the following:
- a CDS encoding GNAT family N-acetyltransferase, which produces MPNPIHIRPAEEADVPLILRFIRELAGYERLLHEVVATEERLRHTLFGPRRGAEVVIAEADGEPVGFALFFHNYSTFLAQPGLYLEDLYVRPEARGRGIGRALLAHLARLARERGCGRLEWWVLDWNEAAIRFYHSLGARPMDEWTVFRLTGGDLDRLAEE; this is translated from the coding sequence GGCGGAAGAAGCCGACGTTCCGCTGATCCTGCGGTTCATCCGCGAGCTGGCGGGCTACGAGCGGCTGCTGCACGAGGTGGTGGCGACGGAGGAGCGGCTGCGCCATACGCTTTTCGGCCCGCGGCGCGGCGCGGAGGTGGTGATTGCGGAGGCGGACGGCGAGCCGGTGGGCTTCGCGCTCTTCTTCCACAACTACTCCACCTTTCTCGCGCAGCCCGGGCTCTACCTGGAAGACCTGTACGTGCGCCCCGAGGCGCGCGGGCGGGGGATCGGCCGGGCACTGCTGGCGCACCTGGCCCGGCTGGCGCGCGAACGCGGCTGCGGCCGGCTGGAGTGGTGGGTGCTGGATTGGAACGAGGCGGCGATCCGCTTCTATCACTCTCTGGGCGCCCGCCCGATGGATGAGTGGACCGTCTTCCGCCTCACCGGCGGCGACCTGGACCGGCTCGCGGAAGAGTAG
- a CDS encoding 3'(2'),5'-bisphosphate nucleotidase CysQ — protein sequence MQSMQDFSREADLELAIRAIRTAGEAVMRAFRVEQEVTFKSPEQPVTEADLAADRALHRVLLGERPGYGWLSEETADSPERLKRERVWVVDPIDGTNSFVAGRPEFALCVGLAEGDRAVLGVVHNPVTGEVFHAIEGGGAFRDGQPIRVSGRGMAEGPRIVASRWEMKRGEFDAFGDWQVEPLGSTAYKMCRVAEAGAEAFVSRGPKSEWDVCAAVVIVREAGGTVTRIDGQEPRFNQPDPHWKGIAASNGRVHDDLIRIASQPL from the coding sequence ATGCAGTCGATGCAGGATTTTTCCAGGGAAGCAGACCTCGAGCTGGCCATCCGCGCCATCCGCACCGCGGGCGAGGCGGTGATGCGCGCCTTTCGCGTGGAGCAGGAGGTGACGTTCAAATCGCCCGAGCAGCCCGTGACCGAGGCCGACCTGGCCGCCGACCGCGCGCTGCACCGCGTCCTTCTCGGCGAGCGCCCGGGCTACGGCTGGCTCTCGGAAGAGACGGCGGATTCACCGGAGCGGCTGAAGCGCGAGCGGGTGTGGGTGGTGGATCCCATCGACGGCACGAACTCGTTCGTGGCCGGCCGCCCCGAGTTCGCGCTGTGCGTGGGCCTGGCGGAGGGCGACCGCGCCGTACTGGGCGTGGTGCACAACCCCGTCACGGGTGAGGTGTTTCACGCCATCGAGGGGGGCGGCGCCTTCCGCGACGGCCAGCCGATTCGCGTCTCGGGACGGGGGATGGCCGAGGGCCCGCGCATCGTTGCGTCGCGGTGGGAGATGAAGCGCGGCGAGTTCGACGCGTTCGGGGACTGGCAGGTGGAGCCGCTGGGCAGCACGGCGTACAAGATGTGCCGCGTGGCCGAGGCCGGCGCCGAGGCGTTCGTCTCGCGCGGCCCCAAGTCCGAGTGGGACGTCTGCGCGGCCGTGGTGATCGTGCGCGAAGCCGGCGGCACCGTCACGCGCATCGACGGCCAGGAGCCGCGCTTCAACCAGCCGGATCCGCACTGGAAGGGAATCGCCGCCTCCAACGGCCGCGTGCACGACGACCTGATCCGCATCGCCTCCCAGCCGCTGTAG